CCAAGACTGGCTATCTCATCCTCCATCTGTATAAAAGTACCACCAAGAGCAGGAAGCCTGACGGCCATCGCCTCACTTATCTCAGTAGCCGGCGTTATAGGATACCCCGCAAAAAACCTGCACCCGGCAGCAAGAGCACCCTCCACTATGGCCTCATTACCCTGCAACAAAACAGGTCGTCCCATCTCTCCGGTCACTACCTCATCACTCCCCTTCGGCATAACGTTTCACAACCTTCTACACCGCTTCCAGCTGATTCTCTTTTCTGGGCCGCACGCTTATGGCAAAATCCGGACAGTGCGTCTCACACCACCCACAGCCCGTACACTTCTCAGACGCCACAACCTGAGGATTCCCCTCCTCATCCATCTCTATGCACTGCACAGGACAAAAGGCAGCACAAATACCACAGGACTTGCACCAGGCACGAAAAATATCAATCTCATACTGCCTGCGACCCTTCTTAACCCCCTGCCCCACCGTCTGATCATCCCTTCGCTTCTCTCCCATATCACACCACCTGTAGCAGTCGGATCCATCTACAAGACTTGCAACAAACCCGCATAAATCCGAAACCCTTGCTTCCGCATTTTAGCCAACCGACAATTCTCAACCCTAGGTCACTCCCGTTCTTAAAGATCGTGTTTTTGGATTCTGACCCGGAAATTATCTTTAAAACCCCACAAGCCTTAAAGTTGCTGACAATCTGTTACGGCAATTTTTCTCAACACGTAGTTGAGGATACCTCCGTTCCTGTAATAATCCACTTCAACATCGGTATCCAAACGAGCCACCACATAAAAGGTTTTTTCTTTGCCGTCTGAAATAGCTTTTACCATCAGCTTTTTTCTCGGTTTGATGTCGTTAACACCCAAAATGTGGTACTCTTCGGTGCCATCAAGCCCCAGGGACTCGGCAGACTGACCTTCTTCAAATTGTAAGGGTAAAATTCCCATTCCGATCAGATTGCTCCTGTGAATTCTTTCAAAAGACTGTGCTATTACTGCTTTAACACCAAGAAGTTTTGGCCCTTTAGCCGCCCAGTCTCTGGAAGAGCCGGTGCCATATTCTTTCCCACCCAGCACGATAAGAGGAACCCCTTCCCGCCTATAAGCCTCGGCAGCATCAAAAACAAACATTTTCTTTTTTTCGGGAAACTTAACCGTAAACCCGCCTGATTCTGAAACCAGTTTATTTCGAATTCGAATGTTGGAAAAAGTCCCTCTCATCATTACTTCATGATTTCCTCGCCTGGCTCCATAACTGTTGAATCTGTCTGGAGTAATGCCAAAGGATTTCAGGAACTGACCAGCAGGATAGTCTTCAGGAATAGCACCCGCAGGTGAGATATGATCGGTCGTAACGGAATCGCCAAGCCATAGCAACACCCTGGCCCCTCGAATGTCCTGCAACTCAGGTACCTCCAGTGAGAAATCATCAAAAAAGGGGGGTCGCTGTATGTAGGTGGATTTTGGATCCCAGGGGTAAGTAACGCTCTCTTCAACCGATAGATTTTTCCACAATTCGTCACCATCTACTATATGCTTATAATTTTCCTCATAAAGCTCTGATATAATATGCTGCCTGACCAGTTTATCTATCTCTGAGTCGTCAGGGAGTATGTCAGCGAGGTAAACAGGCATACCGTTTGGATCCATACCAAGTGGTTCCTGCTCAAAGTCTATATCCACTCTGCCCGCCAGCGCAAAAGCCACTACCATCACTGGGGAAGCTAAGAAATTGGACTTCACCTTCTGATGAATTCTTGCCTCAAAATTCCGGTTACCTGAAAGGACGGCAACCACGTTTAGATTATGCTTTTCGACGGCTTTTTCCACTTCCGGGTGAAGCGGCCCGGAATTTCCGATACAGGTGGTACAGCCGTAGGCCACGGCGTGAAATCCCAATGCCTCGAGATAAGGCAAAAGGCCGGAGTTATGGAGATAACTGATTACAACTCTGGAGCCTGGCGCAAAAGAAGTCTTCACATAACCTGGAACTTTCAGGCCCTTTTTTACGGCGTTCCGAGCAAGCAATGCAGCTCCAATAAGAACTTGAGGATTAGAAGTGTTAGTGCATGAGGTGATGGCAGCTATAACCACACTACCGTCGGAAATTTCAACGGTTTCCCCTCTGATATGGACCGAAACAGCTCTTTTAGGGTGATCTTTACCCAGGATTTCGGCAAACTTTTTCTTTAGCTCGGGAAGTTCAACACGATCCATAGGCCTGGAAGGCCCTGCTACCGCAATTCTGGTCGCAGAAAGATCCACCTCTATCACATCACTGTATTCCGGATTTTCTTCGCCGGTGTAATAGAGCCCCATCGCCGGAGCCACCCGTTCTGTAATCAACGCCTCACGTCTTCGACCTGTAAGATACAAAAATTCAACAACCTTCCTGTCCACCGGGAAAAAGCCCACCGTTGCACCGTATTCCGGACTCATGTTGGCAATAGTTGTTCGTGTGGGAACGGGCAAATCTTTCAGGGCTGGCCCAAAAAACTCGACGAATTTTTCAACTACTCCGTAGTCCCTTAATATCCTCGTTATCCTGAGAACGAGATCCGTGGCAGTGGTGCCCTCTGGCAGTTTACCCACCAGCCGAACGCCGATAACCTGAGGAATTGTCATGAAACAGGGCTGGCCCAACAGAACGGCTTCCGCCTCAATTCCGCCAACCCCCCACCCCAGTACGCCAATCCCGTTGACCATGGTCGTGTGCGAATCGAGTCCCACAACGCTGTCGGGAAAGCAGAGCACCCTTCCGTTTTTTCGACTATGCCAGAAAACCTTGCTAAGGTATTCGAGGTTAATTTGATGACAGATTCCGGACCCGGGCGGGATCATGCGAAAATTGTCGAAACTTTTCTGTGCCCACTTAAGGAACCTATAGCGTTCCTTGTTCCTCTCATACTCTCTAAGGGTATTATACATAAAGGCATCCGCGGTGCCGTAAAAATCCACCTGAACGGAATGGTCGGCCACTAAATCCACCGGCACCATAGGGTTCACAACTCCAGGATCTTTACCCAAACGAAGCATCGCATCACGCATAGCTGCAAGATCGGCTACAGCGGGCACACCCGTAAAATCCTGCATCAGCACCCGGGTGGGGAAAAAGGGAATCTCCACCGGTTCTTTGTATTCACCTTTCCAGTTAACAAGCTTTTCAATGTGATGCTCCTTGACAAGCTTTCCGTCCTGCCGTCGCAGAAGGTTTTCCAGCAGAATTCGTATTGAATAGGGAAGATGATTCAGGCGATCTCCACATAATCCTTTTAGATCGATAAATTCAAAGACTTCACCATCCTTCTCAATCTGCGTTCTCACATTCATACTCTCCTTGTTCCTCCTTCTTATCTCATCAACCATGGGAGTGTGATTAATCCCTCGGGCCAGTCCATTTGTAATAAGGACGAAGCAATCAACAGAAAACCGAAACCGGCAGCTCCTGCAATGAATGACAGTAGCCAACCTACTCTGGTTTCATACCGATAAAAAAGCAGGATACTCAAAGACATGGCAAGGGGATACCCTAAAATCCAGATACCCAGATAAATGGCAATTATGATGCCCAGGTATTTAGCAAAACGCATCCATACAATCGAGGAATCGGCTTCTTTGGAGACCGACACGGTCTTTCCGCCCAAGATTCTACGAAGATCCATAAAGAGGGCAATTAAAGCCACAATCAAAAGAAAACCACTTACGTAAAGAGGGAAAATCCTGGCAAGAAAGTCGTACGACAAAGCGTCCACTACCCCGTAAGTAAAGCACAGAACAAAAAAGAGTGAAAAAAACAGTCCGGCATCAAGCTTTTGCAGTTTCATGTTCTATACCGCCTCTATCTTTTGACCTTCTCTTCGGCTTAAAGCGTATGCTAAGATAAATACATATGCCGATAATCACGGCGAGTATCACCACACCAGGTCTTTTCACCCAATCCAGACCGTATCTCTGGACGGAAATAAACAGGTAGGTTTCCAGATTACGTGACAGAACATAACCAATAAGAGTGGCAGGTCTAGACCATCCATAACGCTTCATTAGCCATCCCATTATTCCCAAAACGAGCAGAGAAATGAGATCCCCCCAACTCCGGGTTGCCTGATAAGAGGCAAAGGTGATGATAAGGATCATAAACGGAGCTAGATACGAGAACGGAACAATTGTCAGTCGGGTGATAGGCTTGGAGAGAAGAATACTCAGGCCCGCTCCAAAGACATTAGCCAGAGCCAGACTCCACACGGCCGTGTAAATTAGATCCACATGCTCCGTTACCATCGCCGGTCCCGGTTGAATTCCGAGAATCAAGAGTCCGCCGAGGAACACAGCCATGGAACCGGATCCGGGAATACCGAAGAGAAAGGTGGGAATGAGGCCGCCGCCTTCTTTGGCATTGTTGGCACTTTCCGGGGCAATTACACCCCGAATATCACCTTTTCCAAAATTTTCCCTATCTCTCGTGGTCTGGATTATGTGCCCGTAAGCAATCCAGTCCACTACAGAGCCGCCCAGGCCGGGAATGAAACCGACGATAACTCCAATAATGCTACACCGGAGAACAATGAGTTTGTTTTTAAGCGTATCTTTTACACCGTCCAGCCAGCCTTTACCGAGGC
This Thermodesulforhabdus norvegica DNA region includes the following protein-coding sequences:
- a CDS encoding 4Fe-4S dicluster domain-containing protein; its protein translation is MGEKRRDDQTVGQGVKKGRRQYEIDIFRAWCKSCGICAAFCPVQCIEMDEEGNPQVVASEKCTGCGWCETHCPDFAISVRPRKENQLEAV
- the acnA gene encoding aconitate hydratase AcnA, producing the protein MNVRTQIEKDGEVFEFIDLKGLCGDRLNHLPYSIRILLENLLRRQDGKLVKEHHIEKLVNWKGEYKEPVEIPFFPTRVLMQDFTGVPAVADLAAMRDAMLRLGKDPGVVNPMVPVDLVADHSVQVDFYGTADAFMYNTLREYERNKERYRFLKWAQKSFDNFRMIPPGSGICHQINLEYLSKVFWHSRKNGRVLCFPDSVVGLDSHTTMVNGIGVLGWGVGGIEAEAVLLGQPCFMTIPQVIGVRLVGKLPEGTTATDLVLRITRILRDYGVVEKFVEFFGPALKDLPVPTRTTIANMSPEYGATVGFFPVDRKVVEFLYLTGRRREALITERVAPAMGLYYTGEENPEYSDVIEVDLSATRIAVAGPSRPMDRVELPELKKKFAEILGKDHPKRAVSVHIRGETVEISDGSVVIAAITSCTNTSNPQVLIGAALLARNAVKKGLKVPGYVKTSFAPGSRVVISYLHNSGLLPYLEALGFHAVAYGCTTCIGNSGPLHPEVEKAVEKHNLNVVAVLSGNRNFEARIHQKVKSNFLASPVMVVAFALAGRVDIDFEQEPLGMDPNGMPVYLADILPDDSEIDKLVRQHIISELYEENYKHIVDGDELWKNLSVEESVTYPWDPKSTYIQRPPFFDDFSLEVPELQDIRGARVLLWLGDSVTTDHISPAGAIPEDYPAGQFLKSFGITPDRFNSYGARRGNHEVMMRGTFSNIRIRNKLVSESGGFTVKFPEKKKMFVFDAAEAYRREGVPLIVLGGKEYGTGSSRDWAAKGPKLLGVKAVIAQSFERIHRSNLIGMGILPLQFEEGQSAESLGLDGTEEYHILGVNDIKPRKKLMVKAISDGKEKTFYVVARLDTDVEVDYYRNGGILNYVLRKIAVTDCQQL
- a CDS encoding tripartite tricarboxylate transporter permease codes for the protein MDLMLETFLRLFEPTHLAMLITGVIVGLCVGILPGLGGIVGMTILLPIIYGMEPDVAFPLLIGMVAVIPTSDTFPSVMMGIPGSSASQATIMDGYPLAKKGEAARALGAAFTASLIGGLFGATVLSIIIPVARPLVLAFGSPELFMLAVLGMSMVGVLSGDNALKGVLAAGFGVMLGTVGDAPAVAEYRYTFGIDYLMDGVPLVVVGLGLFAFPEIIDLLIQGRSIAEVESLGKGWLDGVKDTLKNKLIVLRCSIIGVIVGFIPGLGGSVVDWIAYGHIIQTTRDRENFGKGDIRGVIAPESANNAKEGGGLIPTFLFGIPGSGSMAVFLGGLLILGIQPGPAMVTEHVDLIYTAVWSLALANVFGAGLSILLSKPITRLTIVPFSYLAPFMILIITFASYQATRSWGDLISLLVLGIMGWLMKRYGWSRPATLIGYVLSRNLETYLFISVQRYGLDWVKRPGVVILAVIIGICIYLSIRFKPKRRSKDRGGIEHETAKA